In a single window of the Solea senegalensis isolate Sse05_10M linkage group LG1, IFAPA_SoseM_1, whole genome shotgun sequence genome:
- the LOC122780845 gene encoding gamma-interferon-inducible lysosomal thiol reductase-like has product MKSPVLLLLLLLLVTVCLKSQCCALSLSVSPSTSSCSLPPSQWCSSLDSASRCGVLKQCLESIFTRSKQTVDAVQVGLYYESLCPGCRLFLTTMLFPTWVLLQEIMTVTLVPYGNAVERPDGQKYVYDCQHGEQECLGNMIETCLLNMTESAFPIIFCMESSADVIKSATSCVEIYDPDLSLDKLKSCVTGDQGNQLMHLNAMKTKALNPPHKYVPWVTINGEHTEDLQDQAMDSLFTVVCNMYKGPKPPACGGK; this is encoded by the exons atgaagtctcctgtgctgctgctgctgctgctgctgttagtaACCGTGTGTTTGAAGAGTCAGTGCTgcgctctgtctctgtctgtgtctccgtCTACATCTTCatgctccctccctccatcacaGTGGTGCTCGTCTCTGGACTCAGCCTCTCGCTGCGGG GTTTTGAAGCAGTGCCTTGAGTCTATCTTCACCAGGTCCAAGCAGACCGTTGATGCAGTCCAGGTCGGGCTTTACTACGAGAGTCTGTGTCCCGGCTGCAGACTTTTCCTCACCACCATGCTCTTCCCCACTTGGGTCTTGCTGCAGGAAATCATGACCGTAACTCTGGTGCCTTACGGAAACGCTGTG GAGAGACCTGATGGGCAGAAGTATGTTTATGACTGTCAGCATGGAGAACAAGAATGTCTGGGCAACATGATTGAG ACGTGTTTgttaaacatgacagaaagcGCTTTCCCCATCATCTTCTGTATGGAATCCTCAGCTGATGTTATCAAGTCGGCCACGAGT tgtGTGGAAATCTACGACCCCGATTTGAGCTTGGACAAACTCAAGAGCTGTGTGACGGGGGATCAGGGAAACCAGCTGATGCATCTGAATGCCATGAAGACCAAAGCGCTGAACCCCCCGCACAAATATGTGCCCTGGGTGACCATTAATGGG GAGCACACAGAAGATCTTCAGGATCAAGCCATGGATTCTCTCTTCACTGTGGTCTGCAACATGTACAAG ggccCTAAACCTCCGGCCTGTGGAGGAAAGTAG